In Aspergillus flavus chromosome 3, complete sequence, one genomic interval encodes:
- a CDS encoding putative aldehyde dehydrogenase, which produces MPFSSEADFDSALASVRTSFARGKTKDKKWRKRQLQQAWWMIEDNKERMQEALHKDLNKHPQETMPFEIAECHADILHKLEHLDEWTRDVKPERTNPLNFLGGATVRKEPKGVALIIGAWNFPYLLLLTPLFDAIAAGCAIIVKPSDVATACQDLLMEIIPKYLDTDAIRCISAGAKEMGYILEHRFDHIFYTGSAAVAKFITAAAAKHLTPVTLELGGQGPAIVCPSADIELAAKRIAATKFMNAGQICLNVNHVFVHPSVRREFVDHLMHYFDIFLGGAPELLPKYYSHIINERNFDRLERLLQNTSGNVVYSGQRNRDDLSFSPTIVTDIEIGDSLLSEELFGPILPIIDADLDTAISVINSMDHPLAIYGFSKSQEDKDRILAETLSGGVTFNDCMLHVAAKGAPFGGVGNSGMGKYHGPYGFLEFTHLRTHIDPPTWMEKLMGARYPPYTSDKLRKLYKPTKAPFDRQGNKLRWTRGWLYVLAFAVAGSVAARTGLFNALVSSGLLAR; this is translated from the exons ATGCCCTTCTCATCCGAAGCCGACTTCGACAGC GCACTCGCAAGCGTCCGGACATCATTTGCGCGTGGTAAAACCAAGGACAAAAAATGGCGCAAGCGGCAATTGCAGCAGGCATGGTGGATGATCGAGGACAACAAAGAGCGCATGCAGGAGGCGCTGCACAAGGACCTGAACAAGCACCCCCAAGAGACGATGCCATTCGAGATAGCGGAATGCCACGCTGATATCCTGCACAAGTTGGAGCATCTCGACGAGTGGACACGAGACGTGAAACCGGAACGGACCAACCCTCTCAACTTCCTGGGCGGTGCAACGGTTCGCAAGGAACCCAAGGGGGTAGCTTTGATCATTGGGGCATGGAACTTCCCCTATCTTCTCCTATTGACTCCCCTGTTCGACGCCATCGCAGCGGGATGTGCTATCATCGTGAAGCCGTCGGATGTTGCTACTGCGTGCCAGGACTTGTTGATGGAGATTATCCCGAAATATTTGGACACCGATGCCATCCGATGTATCTCAGCGGGAGCCAAGGAGATGGGCTACATCCTGGAGCACCGTTTCGACCATATCTTCTATACGGGATCTGCAGCCGTGGCTAAGTTCAttactgctgctgcagccAAGCATTTGACGCCCGTCACGCTGGAGCTGGGAGGACAAGGTCCGGCCATCGTTTGTCCATCGGCAGATATTGAACTCGCCGCCAAGCGTATTGCAGCAACCAAATTTATGAATGCCGGTCAG ATATGCCTGAATGTTAACCATGTCTTTGTCCATCCATCTGTGCGTCGCGAATTTGTCGATCATCTCATGCATTATTTCGACATATTCCTCGGCGGGGCCCCAGAGCTGTTACCAAAATACTACTCTCACATCATCAACGAACGCAATTTCGATCGTCTCGAGCGGCTGTTACAGAATACCTCCGGCAACGTTGTCTACAGTGGACAACGAAACAGAGATGATCTCTCCTTCAGCCCCACTATCGTGACCGACATTGAAATCGGAGACAGTCTCCTCTCAGAAGAGCTCTTCGGTCCTATATTACCAATCATCGATGCGGATCTGGACACCGCGATATCCGTGATCAACAGCATGGATCATCCGCTGGCCATCTACGGTTTCAGCAAGTCACAGGAAGATAAGGACCGAATCCTAGCCGAGACGTTATCCGGGGGTGTGACGTTCAATGACTGCATGCTTCACGTAGCTGCAAAGGGTGCCCCATTCGGCGGTGTTGGCAATTCCGGCATGGGCAAGTATCATGGTCCATATGGTTTCCTAGAATTCACGCACCTGCGCACCCACATTGATCCTCCCACGtggatggagaagctcatgGGAGCACGCTATCCACCATACACGTCCGACAAGCTCCGCAAGCTGTACAAGCCCACCAAGGCGCCCTTCGACCGACAAGGTAATAAGTTGCGTTGGACAAGGGGTTGGCTGTATGTACTTGCCTTTGCCGTTGCCGGCTCAGTGGCTGCGCGGACAGGGCTCTTCAATGCGTTGGTTAGCTCTGGCTTATTGGCGCGCTAG